A genomic region of Arachis hypogaea cultivar Tifrunner chromosome 5, arahy.Tifrunner.gnm2.J5K5, whole genome shotgun sequence contains the following coding sequences:
- the LOC112801019 gene encoding probable galacturonosyltransferase-like 9 yields the protein MIPLRLSAVVLPLIVCILLPPFTLGIRSFPTATAATTTVALHSLLRFSEAPDYRNGAGCLATTATTTSDDPSLVHIAMTLDSGYLRGSIAAVHSVLRHSSCPENIFFHFIAAEFDSASPRILTRLVRSTFPSLNFKVYIFREDTVINLISSSIRQALENPLNYARNYLGDMLDSSISRVIYLDSDIVVVDDIHKLWNVTLTENRVIGAPEYCHANFTKYFTDEFWLDPLLSRVFGHRKPCYFNTGVMVMDLVRWREGNYRKRIENWMELQRKKRIYELGSLPPFLLVFAGNVEAIDHRWNQHGLGGDNVNGVCRSLHPGPVSLLHWSGKGKPWVRLDEKKPCPLDRLWEPYDLFKPQLVNGGGRGGITREQPWSFSSSILVGYSHDLL from the coding sequence ATGATTCCGCTACGGTTAAGCGCCGTCGTTTTGCCCCTCATTGTCTGTATCTTATTACCACCATTCACACTCGGGATCCGTTCCTTCCCGACAGCcaccgccgccaccaccaccgTCGCCCTCCACAGCCTTCTTCGCTTCTCCGAAGCTCCTGACTACCGCAACGGCGCCGGATGCCTCGCCACCACAGCCACCACGACCTCCGATGACCCCTCCTTAGTCCACATCGCCATGACACTGGACTCCGGCTACCTGCGGGGTTCCATCGCCGCCGTACACTCAGTCCTCCGGCACTCGTCGTGTCCGGAAAACATCTTCTTCCACTTCATCGCAGCCGAGTTCGACTCAGCGAGTCCACGAATCCTAACTCGGCTGGTTCGATCGACGTTCCCTTCGTTGAACTTCAAGGTTTACATCTTCAGAGAAGACACCGTCATCAACCTAATCTCCTCTTCAATCCGTcaagccctagaaaaccctctCAACTACGCAAGAAACTATCTCGGCGACATGCTCGACTCTTCAATCTCCAGAGTCATCTACCTTGACTCCGATATCGTCGTCGTCGACGACATCCACAAGCTCTGGAACGTAACCCTAACGGAGAATCGAGTGATCGGAGCGCCGGAATATTGCCACGCGAATTTCACCAAGTACTTCACCGATGAGTTCTGGTTGGATCCGTTGCTATCTCGAGTGTTCGGTCACAGAAAACCGTGCTATTTCAACACCGGAGTTATGGTGATGGATTTGGTGCGGTGGAGGGAAGGGAACTACAGGAAGAGGATCGAGAACTGGATGGAGTTGCAGAGGAAAAAGAGGATTTACGAGCTTGGATCGTTGCCGCCGTTTCTACTTGTATTTGCGGGTAATGTTGAAGCCATTGATCATCGTTGGAACCAGCACGGGCTTGGTGGTGACAATGTCAATGGAGTTTGTAGGTCTCTGCATCCTGGTCCGGTGAGTTTGTTGCATTGGAGTGGGAAAGGGAAACCATGGGTGAGGCTTGATGAGAAGAAACCGTGTCCGTTGGATCGTCTTTGGGAGCCGTACGATCTGTTCAAGCCGCAGCTTGTTAATGGCGGTggcagaggtggaataacaagaGAACAGCCTTGGAGCTTCTCTTCTTCTATATTGGTTGGTTATTCTCATGATTTGTTATGA
- the LOC112801020 gene encoding germin-like protein subfamily 1 member 1, whose amino-acid sequence MMISKMRTNFHSLPLLLFALYLLWGKCKSDPDPLQDYCVANNNNNFFINGVPCINPKEVSASHFATSALSKPGNTSNTFGFAVTPTNTVNLPGLNTLGLVLVRVDIEADGVIPPHSHPRASEVTTCLKGQLLVGFIDTSGRVFTQNLRPGESFVFPKGLIHFLYNRDSKEPVLALSGLNSQNPGAQVASVATFASKPPILNAILAKAFQISAQEVEIIRQKLEG is encoded by the coding sequence ATGATGATATCTAAAATGAGAACCAATTTTCACTCACTTCCTCTTCTATTGTTTGCCCTTTACCTTCTATGGGGGAAATGTAAATCAGATCCTGATCCACTTCAAGATTATTGTGTtgccaataacaataacaatttttTCATCAATGGGGTTCCTTGTATTAACCCTAAAGAAGTTTCGGCATCCCATTTTGCCACGTCAGCATTATCCAAACCAGGTAACACAAGCAACACATTTGGCTTTGCAGTTACCCCCACCAACACAGTAAACCTTCCCGGGCTCAACACATTGGGCCTTGTGTTGGTCCGGGTCGACATTGAGGCCGACGGGGTTATTCCACCTCACTCGCACCCGCGGGCCTCGGAAGTCACAACTTGCCTAAAGGGCCAGCTTCTAGTGGGCTTTATAGACACATCTGGCCGTGTATTCACTCAAAACCTAAGGCCCGGTGAGTCATTTGTGTTCCCAAAGGGCCTGATTCATTTCCTTTACAATAGAGATTCTAAGGAACCGGTTCTTGCTTTGTCTGGTCTCAATAGCCAGAACCCTGGTGCACAAGTTGCATCCGTTGCAACATTTGCTAGCAAGCCTCCAATTCTTAATGCAATTCTTGCCAAGGCATTTCAGATTAGTGCACAAGAAGTAGAAATAATACGTCAGAAACTTGAAGGGTGA